Proteins from a single region of Apium graveolens cultivar Ventura chromosome 7, ASM990537v1, whole genome shotgun sequence:
- the LOC141672203 gene encoding receptor-like protein 9DC3, which translates to MSTFITSYIAIIVMIIFLQHHLAASLSPEEQKTALFHFKQSFNISTSTRSCLYFDSFFNGYEIPSHAKSKNWSMSTDYCIWEGVSCDHKTGDVIGLDLSCSGLEGAILPNSTLFQLSRLRFLNLSQNNFSLSNEFPQEFGFFAKGLTHLNLSRTWFPGRVPSGISHLHKLLSLDLSLNYNAKLEAEVFNSLLQNLTQLRVLNLNEVNISSVLPFNLSSSLEVINLGYTGLYGVPSGISHLHKLVLLDLSENNGVKLEDEVFKSLLQNLTQLRVLNLEGVNISSVLPFNLSTSFRFLNLPDTGLHGVLPQEVFHLHNLEVLDLGGNFDLKPVLPKVKWGSSATLRCLSLREINFNHGGIPDSIGYLESLAVLDLSFCNLSGPIPRSIGNLVQLTYLDLGRNNLNGPILTLLNGPILTHIANIRYLYLNSNNFSGSIPQSISQLVNLTGLDFSSNNFSGVLNMSIFSPLESLEYLGLSHHHFLSVRSTAMSPLPPTLSILGLSSCNMKEFPHFSKDAEISLYSLDLSNNDIEGEIPDWIGSVSRYLNISHNKLTGGLEQLPWNSIEYLDLQSNNLNGSLPDFICNSSSLRVLNLSHNKLSGVLPSCGTQLTFLSVFDLRMNNIQGSLPANLSNFLNLQSLNLHGNKLGGGIPSSFSSFSLLETLDLGSNHINDTFPQCLESLPNLQVLVLKSNHFHGLVNKSCKIKHPFPSLRIIDLSKNEFSGPLPTMYIKNFEAMMKSDVNKVKAKYMGFSVDINAGFYSDSTSLVIKGVEVELVRILTVLTAIDVSRNNFEGEIPECIGNLVSLRYLNLSSNHLTGHIPSPLGKLLVLESLDLSLNQLEGKIPQQLASVYTLARLNLSCNQLSGQIPKGSQFNTFGNDSYVGNLGLCGFPLPKECEHESEGLEDGEDDDYFFSGFTWEAVVIGYGCGVVPAFIIGYLMLLARKPKWFAGIIARELGLKKRRMEIKMRF; encoded by the coding sequence ATGAGTACTTTCATCACGAGTTACATCGCAATCATTGTGATGATCATCTTCTTGCAACACCACCTTGCTGCTTCTTTAAGTCCCGAAGAGCAAAAAACTGCATTATTCCACTTTAAGCAAAGCTTCAATATCAGTACCTCTACAAGAAGTTGCTTGTATTTTGATTCTTTTTTTAATGGATATGAAATTCCTTCACATGCAAAGTCTAAGAATTGGAGCATGAGTACTGATTACTGTATATGGGAGGGAGTTAGCTGCGACCACAAGACAGGGGACGTGATTGGACTGGATTTAAGTTGCAGTGGGCTGGAAGGAGCCATTCTTCCTAACAGCACTCTCTTCCAGCTCTCTCGTCTCCGCTTCCTCAACCTTTCTCAGAACAACTTTTCCCTCTCCAACGAGTTCCCTCAAGAATTCGGTTTCTTTGCAAAAGGTTTGACACATCTCAACCTCTCTCGTACTTGGTTTCCAGGGAGAGTTCCCTCAGGAATCTCTCATTTGCACAAACTGCTCTCACTTGATCTCAGCCTCAACTATAATGCTAAACTTGAAGCTGAAGTGTTTAATTCACTATTACAGAATTTAACTCAACTGAGAGTGCTTAATCTTAATGAAGTTAACATCTCCTCTGTTTTACCCTTTAATTTGTCTTCTTCCCTAGAAGTTATTAACCTTGGGTATACTGGTTTATATGGAGTTCCCTCAGGAATCTCTCATTTGCATAAACTGGTCTTACTTGATCTCAGTGAGAATAATGGTGTTAAACTCGAAGATGAAGTATTTAAATCACTCTTACAGAATTTAACTCAACTGAGAGTGCTTAATCTTGAAGGAGTTAACATCTCCTCTGTTTTACCCTTTAATTTATCTACTTCCTTTAGGTTTCTTAACCTTCCGGATACTGGTTTACACGGAGTATTACCCCAAGAGGTTTTCCACCTTCACAACTTAGAGGTTCTAGACCTGGGTGGTAACTTCGATCTAAAACCAGTATTACCCAAAGTTAAGTGGGGAAGTAGTGCTACTCTCCGATGCCTTTCTCTTAGAGAGATAAACTTCAATCACGGAGGTATACCTGATTCAATAGGGTATCTTGAGTCATTAGCGGTTTTGGACCTCTCATTTTGTAATTTGTCTGGGCCCATACCAAGATCCATAGGGAACCTTGTTCAACTTACTTACTTGGACTTGGGCCGCAATAATCTCAATGGCCCAATTTTAACACTTCTCAATGGCCCAATTTTAACACATATAGCAAATATAAGATATTTATACCTCAATTCTAACAATTTTAGTGGATCCATTCCACAATCAATTTCTCAACTTGTGAACCTCACTGGTCTTGATTTTTCATCAAACAATTTCAGTGGTGTTTTGAACATGAGTATATTTTCACCCCTTGAATCCCTCGAATATCTTGGTCTTTCTCATCACCATTTTCTCTCAGTGAGGAGCACAGCTATGAGCCCACTCCCTCCTACACTTTCCATATTGGGATTGTCATCTTGCAACATGAAAGAGTTCCCACACTTTTCAAAAGATGCAGAGATCTCATTGTATTCATTAGACCTATCAAACAATGATATTGAAGGGGAAATTCCTGATTGGATTGGGTCAGTGAGTAGGTATCTGAATATTTCTCACAACAAGCTAACCGGTGGTCTTGAGCAACTACCTTGGAATAGCATTGAGTACCTTGATCTCCAGTCCAATAATCTTAATGGATCATTACCCGACTTTATCTGTAATTCAAGCTCTCTTAGGGTACTCAATTTGTCTCATAACAAGTTGAGTGGTGTACTCCCCAGTTGTGGAACACAATTGACCTTTCTTTCAGTGTTTGACCTGCGGATGAATAACATACAGGGGAGCCTTCCAGCAAACTTATCAAATTTTCTTAATTTGCAAAGTCTGAATTTGCATGGAAATAAACTAGGAGGAGGAATTCCTTCTTCTTTTTCTAGTTTTAGTCTCTTAGAAACTCTTGATCTTGGAAGTAATCATATTAATGATACATTCCCGCAGTGTTTGGAATCTCTTCCAAATCTGCAAGTTCTTGTTCTGAAATCAAATCATTTTCATGGTCTTGTAAACAAGAGTTGTAAGATAAAACACCCATTTCCTAGCTTGAGAATCATTGATCtatctaaaaatgagttttctGGTCCTCTTCCGACAATGTATATCAAAAACTTCGAGGCAATGATGAAAAGTGACGTGAATAAAGTGAAGGCTAAGTATATGGGGTTTTCCGTCGATATCAATGCAGGCTTTTACAGTGATTCCACGTCTCTAGTGATAAAAGGAGTTGAGGTTGAGTTGGTTAGAATTTTAACTGTGTTAACAGCCATTGATGTGTCAAGAAACAATTTTGAAGGGGAGATTCCGGAATGCATTGGAAATCTAGTCTCACTCAGATATCTCAATTTATCATCCAATCATCTCACTGGACACATACCATCCCCGCTTGGAAAATTGCTAGTGTTGGAGTCACTGGACCTCTCCCTGAACCAACTTGAAGGGAAAATTCCTCAACAACTCGCCAGTGTATATACACTTGCACGTTTAAATCTGTCTTGCAACCAACTTAGCGGTCAGATTCCAAAAGGTTCTCAATTCAATACATTTGGCAATGATAGCTATGTTGGTAACTTAGGGCTGTGTGGATTTCCATTGCCCAAAGAATGTGAACATGAGAGTGAGGGACTAGAAGATGGTGAAGATGATGATTACTTTTTTAGTGGTTTTACATGGGAAGCTGTGGTGATTGGGTACGGCTGTGGAGTGGTGCCTGCATTTATCATCGGATACTTGATGTTGCTAGCTAGAAAACCAAAATGGTTTGCTGGAATTATTGCCAGGGAACTGGGACTCAAGAAAAGGAGGATGGAAATTAAAATGCGATTTTAA